One window from the genome of Ovis canadensis isolate MfBH-ARS-UI-01 breed Bighorn chromosome 21, ARS-UI_OviCan_v2, whole genome shotgun sequence encodes:
- the DPF2 gene encoding zinc finger protein ubi-d4 isoform X2 — protein sequence MAAVVENVVKLLGEQYYKDAMEQCHNYNARLCAERSVRLPFLDSQTGVAQSNCYIWMEKRHRGPGLASGQLYSYPARRWRKKRRAHPPEDPRLSFPSIKPDTDQTLKKEGLISQDGSSLEALLRTDPLEKRGAPDPRVDDDSLGEFPVTNSRARKRILEPDDFLDDLDDEDYEEDTPKRRGKGKSKSKGVGSARKKLDASILEDRDKPYACDICGKRYKNRPGLSYHYAHSHLAEEEGEDKEDSQPPTPVSQRSEEQKSKKGPDGLALPNNYCDFCLGDSKINKKTGQPEELVSCSDCGRSGHPSCLQFTPVMMAAVKTYRWQCIECKCCNICGTSENDDQLLFCDDCDRGYHMYCLTPSMSEPPEGSWSCHLCLDLLKEKASIYQNQNSS from the exons ATGGCGGCCGTGGTGGAAAATGTAGTGAAGCT CCTTGGGGAGCAGTATTACAAAGATGCCATGGAGCAGTGCCACAATTACAACGCCCGCCTCTGTGCTGAGCGCAGCGTACGCCTGCCTTTCTTGGACTCACAGACGGGAGTAGCCCAGAGCAACTGTTATATCTGGATGGAAAAGCGACATCGGGGTCCAG gaTTGGCCTCTGGGCAGCTGTACTCTTACCCTGCCCGGCGCTGGCGGAAAAAGCGGCGAGCCCACCCTCCTGAGGATCCAAGGCTTTCTTTCCCATCTATTAAACCAG ACACAGACCAGACCCTGAAGAAGGAGGGGCTGATCTCTCAGGACGGCAGTAGTTTAGAGGCTCTGTTACGCACcgaccccctggagaagcgagGCGCCCCCGATCCCCGAGTTGATGATGACAGCCTGGGCGAGTTTCCTGTGACGAACAGTCGAGCACGGAAG CGGATCCTAGAACCAGATGACTTCCTGGATGACCTTGATGATGAGGACTATGAAGAAGACACTCCCAAGCGTCGGGGCAAGGGGAAGTCCAAG AGTAAAGGTGTGGGCAGTGCCCGTAAGAAGCTGGACGCTTCCATCCTGGAGGATCGGGACAAACCCTATGCCTGTGACA TTTGTGGAAAACGTTACAAGAACCGACCAGGCCTGAGTTACCACTATGCCCACTCCCACTTGGCTGAGGAGGAGGGCGAGGACAAGGAAGACTCACAGCCACCCACCCCCGTTTCCCAGAGGTCCGAGGAGCAGAAAT CCAAGAAGGGTCCTGATGGATTGGCCCTGCCCAACAACTACTGCGACTTCTGCCTGGGGGACTCCAAGATCAACAAGAAGACAGGACAGCCCGAGGAGCTGGTGTCCTGCTCTGACTGTGGCCGCTCAG GGCACCCGTCCTGCCTCCAGTTCACCCCCGTGATGATGGCAGCGGTGAAGACCTACCGCTGGCAGTGCATCGAGTGCAAGTGCTGCAACATCTGCGGCACCTCCGAGAACGAC GACCAGCTGCTCTTCTGTGATGACTGCGATCGTGGCTACCACATGTATTGTCTAACCCCGTCCATGTCTGAGCCTCCTGAAG GAAGTTGGAGCTGCCACTTGTGTCTGGACCTGTTGAAGGAAAAAGCTTCCATCTACCAGAATCAGAACTCCTCTTGA
- the DPF2 gene encoding zinc finger protein ubi-d4 isoform X1: protein MAAVVENVVKLLGEQYYKDAMEQCHNYNARLCAERSVRLPFLDSQTGVAQSNCYIWMEKRHRGPGLASGQLYSYPARRWRKKRRAHPPEDPRLSFPSIKPDTDQTLKKEGLISQDGSSLEALLRTDPLEKRGAPDPRVDDDSLGEFPVTNSRARKRILEPDDFLDDLDDEDYEEDTPKRRGKGKSKSKGVGSARKKLDASILEDRDKPYACDNSFKQKHTSKAPQRVCGKRYKNRPGLSYHYAHSHLAEEEGEDKEDSQPPTPVSQRSEEQKSKKGPDGLALPNNYCDFCLGDSKINKKTGQPEELVSCSDCGRSGHPSCLQFTPVMMAAVKTYRWQCIECKCCNICGTSENDDQLLFCDDCDRGYHMYCLTPSMSEPPEGSWSCHLCLDLLKEKASIYQNQNSS, encoded by the exons ATGGCGGCCGTGGTGGAAAATGTAGTGAAGCT CCTTGGGGAGCAGTATTACAAAGATGCCATGGAGCAGTGCCACAATTACAACGCCCGCCTCTGTGCTGAGCGCAGCGTACGCCTGCCTTTCTTGGACTCACAGACGGGAGTAGCCCAGAGCAACTGTTATATCTGGATGGAAAAGCGACATCGGGGTCCAG gaTTGGCCTCTGGGCAGCTGTACTCTTACCCTGCCCGGCGCTGGCGGAAAAAGCGGCGAGCCCACCCTCCTGAGGATCCAAGGCTTTCTTTCCCATCTATTAAACCAG ACACAGACCAGACCCTGAAGAAGGAGGGGCTGATCTCTCAGGACGGCAGTAGTTTAGAGGCTCTGTTACGCACcgaccccctggagaagcgagGCGCCCCCGATCCCCGAGTTGATGATGACAGCCTGGGCGAGTTTCCTGTGACGAACAGTCGAGCACGGAAG CGGATCCTAGAACCAGATGACTTCCTGGATGACCTTGATGATGAGGACTATGAAGAAGACACTCCCAAGCGTCGGGGCAAGGGGAAGTCCAAG AGTAAAGGTGTGGGCAGTGCCCGTAAGAAGCTGGACGCTTCCATCCTGGAGGATCGGGACAAACCCTATGCCTGTGACA aTAGTTTCAAACAAAAGCATACCTCGAAAGCGCCCCAGAGAG TTTGTGGAAAACGTTACAAGAACCGACCAGGCCTGAGTTACCACTATGCCCACTCCCACTTGGCTGAGGAGGAGGGCGAGGACAAGGAAGACTCACAGCCACCCACCCCCGTTTCCCAGAGGTCCGAGGAGCAGAAAT CCAAGAAGGGTCCTGATGGATTGGCCCTGCCCAACAACTACTGCGACTTCTGCCTGGGGGACTCCAAGATCAACAAGAAGACAGGACAGCCCGAGGAGCTGGTGTCCTGCTCTGACTGTGGCCGCTCAG GGCACCCGTCCTGCCTCCAGTTCACCCCCGTGATGATGGCAGCGGTGAAGACCTACCGCTGGCAGTGCATCGAGTGCAAGTGCTGCAACATCTGCGGCACCTCCGAGAACGAC GACCAGCTGCTCTTCTGTGATGACTGCGATCGTGGCTACCACATGTATTGTCTAACCCCGTCCATGTCTGAGCCTCCTGAAG GAAGTTGGAGCTGCCACTTGTGTCTGGACCTGTTGAAGGAAAAAGCTTCCATCTACCAGAATCAGAACTCCTCTTGA